One Banduia mediterranea genomic window, GCGATCACCGGTTCCAGCAGGCGCGCGAACGAATGGGCGGCGAATTTCGGCAATCCCGCATCGTCGGTGTCGGCACAGGCGTACAGCCGCAGGCTGCACTTGGCGCGAGTGACCGCCACGTAGAGCAGGCGCAGGGTTTCGGCGCGGCGTTCGGCGACGTGCTGTTCGTGTACCCAGTCATAAAGACGGTGCGCGGGGTCGTCCTCGGCCAGGGTCTGCGGCGGCTGCGGGACCAGCAGTTCCGCGCCGCGCAGCGCGCGCAGGTGCCACAGCGGCTTGTCTTCGTTGCGCGGGCCCTTGTGCGTACCGACCAGCAGCACATGGTCGAATTCCAGGCCCTTGGCCTTGTGCACCGTCATCACCTGAATCTGGCCGGCGCGCGGCGAGGCATAGAGCTGGTCGAGGCCGCGTTGCAGCGCTTCAAGATCGGCGATTGCACCGCCGCGGCTGTGCTGGCGCAACAGGCGCTGGGTCGCGCGCAGATCGTCGAGTTCATCGCGATCGATACAACCGGGCCCGCCGAGCGCCTGCCACAAGGCCTCGGTGCGATCCGCGAGATGGGTGCGCAGCGCGGCGTCGCGCGCGCAGGCCTTGAGTGCAGCCAGCAGGCGCGCGACTCGGGCGCGGCCTTCCTCGCTGAGCGCGGCATCGTCGGCGCGCTCGCGCAGGCGCTCCGGCCAGGGCCGCTCGCGCTGAGCGCGCGACAGGACCAGCAGGTCCGCCCAGCTCAGGCCCACGAACGGCGCACGCAGCAGTTGCGTCCACGACAGGCGGTCCGCCGGGTGCCACAGCGCGCGTGCCGTGGCCACGTAGTCACGTACCGCCGGCAGGGCGGCGAGCGCGTCGATGTCCTGGCAGGCCGGAGACAGGCCGCGTACGCGCAAGGCGCGGATCACCGGCGCGAGCACGCCGCGCGTGCGTCCGAGCACGGCCACGCTGCCGCCCTGAATCAGTTGCGCCGCGTCGGCGGCGACGCGCATCGCAGCCGCGTCTTCCTGTTCGCGCGCGAAGCCGAGAATCTCGACGCCGCCCGGCGCGCAGATGCGCTGCGGCACGCTCGGCGAAAACGGCACCAGGCCGATATCGGCGTCCTCCTGGGGCGGGAAGATCCGCTCGAACGCGGCGTTGAACCAGTCGACCACGGCCGGCAGGCTGCGAAAGTTCGCGGACAGCGCCAGGCAGCGCAGCGGCAGTTCGCCGAGCCGCTGTTCGCGCCACAGGTCCAGGAACAGCCGCACCTCGGCCTTGCGGAAGGCGTAGATCGATTGCTGCGGATCGCCGACCAGGAACAGCGAGCGACCGTCGCCGGGCTGCCAGCCCTCGGTGAGTTGCAGCAGCAGCGCGATCTGCGCCTCGCTGGTGTCCTGCATTTCGTCGACCAGCAAATGGCGGATGCGGCGGTCGCTGGCGAGCAGCGCCTCGCCGTAGGCGGCGCCGTGCTCGCCCGGCGGGCGCAGGGCCGCCAGTGCGGATTGGGCGATCTGCTGGAAATCGGTTTCGCCGCGTTCGCCGAAGACAATGCGCAGGTGCGCGGCCAGCCGGCGCATCACGCGCAGCAGCGCACGCTTGAGTTCACGCAGGGATTCGGGATAGTCCGCGTCCGGCAGCTTGCGCACCGCCACACAGGCGGCTTCGAGCCGGCCGTCGCCGTCCCAGGCTTCGCACAGGTCTTTCATGCGCGCGGTGTAGGCCTGGCCCTTGATGAAGCCGCTCCTGATGCTGATGCCACCCTTCTTGCGCAGGCCGTCGCTGTTGGTCAACAGCAGGCCGATCAGCTGGCGCCACTGCGGCAGGGCGTCGGCGCTGGCGTCCGGCCAGGCCTCGATGTCGGTGGCCCAGGCGAACAGTTCGTGTTGTCGCGCGGCCTCGTGTGCGATCAGCACCAGTTCGGTACAGGTGGCGTCGCCGAGCAGGTTCTGCAGCTCATGCAGGCTGTGCTCGATCATCAGATGCAGCAGTTCGCTTTCGGCGGATTCCCAGGCTTCGTCGCTGGCGCGCAGCAAACGCGGCAGCCATTGCTCGCGGCGCGCCAGCATGTCCGCCAGACGCGGCAGCAGGCGGTCGATGCGGTTGTCGGCGAGACGCAGCAGGACTTGCAGGGCGTCATGGTCCTCGGCGGCGAGGTCGCGGTCTTCGAGTTCCGCGAACAGGCGCGTGACCGCCTCGGCGTAGAGCGGCCAGGCATCATCGGCGATGCGCACCGGTCCGCCGAGTCCGGAACTCAGCGGCAATTGTGTCGCCAGTTGGGCGTTGAAGCTGTCGATGGTGGTGGCGCGCAGGCGGGCCGGCGCGTCCAGCAGATGCCAGCCGCGCGCACGATCGTGCGCCAGCAGACGCGTGGCGGCGGCATGCGATTCGGCGCCATGGGCGTCGCCGGGCGCCGGACCGTGGAGTGCCGCGCGCAAGGCCTCCAGCACGCGATTGCGGATTTCGGCGGCGGCCTTGTTGGTGAAGGTGATCGCGACGACCTGCTCGGGTTCCTCGACGGTCGCCAGCGCGCGCAGCATGCGCTGCACCAGCAGGCCGGTCTTGCCGGAGCCGGCCGGCGCCATCGCCAGGATGTGATGCTCCAGATCCAGCGCCTCGGCGCGCGCGGCGGCGTCGGGCAGGGGGCTCATTCGGCGTCGTCCAGATCACGTCCGGCCAGCGTCAGCAGCTCGGCGTAGTTGGAGCGCGCATTCACATCGGGACGCAGCACCGCCTCGCCCGCGAGAAAGCCGCGCGCCGCCTGTTCCAGACCAGCGCGCCACAGCGACAGCAGTTCGTCCCAGTCATGCTTGATGCTGCCGGTATCGGCCTCGATCAGGCGTTCGCGCCAGTTGGTCAGGGCCGACAGCGCCGGATGGCCGTCCTTGAGATGCGCGAAGCAGATCGCGTCCACGCGCGGCACGCCGGTGGCCGCGCCGACCGCGTGGCTGGCATACAGCGGCAATTGTGGCTCGCTCATGCGATCCACGTTCCAGCCGCGCGGGTCGGCCTCGCGGCCGGTCTTGTAGTCCAGCACCATCCAGCGTTCGCCGTCGGGTGTGCTGATACGGTCGATGCGGTCGATGCGCAGCCGCAGCGGCAAACCGCCAACCGTCGTTTCGACCGGCGACTCCAGGCGCTCGACGTGAAACGCATCGACACGGCGACGTTCGTGGGCCAGCCATTGCGCGACCACGTCGGCGATGCGTTCGCGTTCCAGCGAGACCTGCACCGCGCCGTAGTCCGCCACCGGCATCTGCTGCACCAGCAGCCGATCCAGCGATTCGCCAACCATCGCGCCCAGCGCTGCCGCGTCGCGCGCGGCAAGACCCTGGCTGTCGTGCAGTTGCGACCAGACGCTTTCGAGCACGCCGTGCACTACATTACCCTGCGTGCGTGGATCGAGTCCGCGGCGCGGCAGCTCGAGTCCGCGTACGCCCAGGCGATACAGGCAGAACGCGAAGAACGGCGATTCGAACCAGGCGCGGAACAGACCGGAATCGGCGCGCAGGCCCAGCAATTCCTCGGCCGATACCGCCGGCACCGGATCGCTGGCCGGGATCAGCGCACGCGAACCGGCCGCGGTTTCGTGATCCAGTGCGCAGGCCAGTCGCGGTGAGGGCTCGGCCTGCCACGACGGCGCCGCGGCGAACAGCGCAGACGGCAACAATTCGGCACCGCGTTCGTCCACTTCGGGGCAGTACAGACGCACCTCCGGCGCGCGCGTTTGCAAGGCCGCCGCCAAGGCACGCGCATGCTCCAGGGTCGGTGCCGGCGCGGCACCCGGCACGCCGGCGGCGATCTGCAGCTCCAGCGGCAGATAGGCCGAGGCCTC contains:
- a CDS encoding UvrD-helicase domain-containing protein, with protein sequence MSPLPDAAARAEALDLEHHILAMAPAGSGKTGLLVQRMLRALATVEEPEQVVAITFTNKAAAEIRNRVLEALRAALHGPAPGDAHGAESHAAATRLLAHDRARGWHLLDAPARLRATTIDSFNAQLATQLPLSSGLGGPVRIADDAWPLYAEAVTRLFAELEDRDLAAEDHDALQVLLRLADNRIDRLLPRLADMLARREQWLPRLLRASDEAWESAESELLHLMIEHSLHELQNLLGDATCTELVLIAHEAARQHELFAWATDIEAWPDASADALPQWRQLIGLLLTNSDGLRKKGGISIRSGFIKGQAYTARMKDLCEAWDGDGRLEAACVAVRKLPDADYPESLRELKRALLRVMRRLAAHLRIVFGERGETDFQQIAQSALAALRPPGEHGAAYGEALLASDRRIRHLLVDEMQDTSEAQIALLLQLTEGWQPGDGRSLFLVGDPQQSIYAFRKAEVRLFLDLWREQRLGELPLRCLALSANFRSLPAVVDWFNAAFERIFPPQEDADIGLVPFSPSVPQRICAPGGVEILGFAREQEDAAAMRVAADAAQLIQGGSVAVLGRTRGVLAPVIRALRVRGLSPACQDIDALAALPAVRDYVATARALWHPADRLSWTQLLRAPFVGLSWADLLVLSRAQRERPWPERLRERADDAALSEEGRARVARLLAALKACARDAALRTHLADRTEALWQALGGPGCIDRDELDDLRATQRLLRQHSRGGAIADLEALQRGLDQLYASPRAGQIQVMTVHKAKGLEFDHVLLVGTHKGPRNEDKPLWHLRALRGAELLVPQPPQTLAEDDPAHRLYDWVHEQHVAERRAETLRLLYVAVTRAKCSLRLYACADTDDAGLPKFAAHSFARLLEPVIAPQWSAFTQTADSEAAADRDASVPRAPRLPLNYRFEPDLSGLYRPVETRTLKPSEAVLDAQDNKLEWRAEDIAPGDIYAQLVGTLYHETLEKIAKDGLAAWSDRGASRRDSLAAGLRRMGLPAPQVAAAVSRVLELVARTLDSERGRWILDAKPWARNEYHLAAYLDDRWVSAVIDRCFEDADGTLWIIDYKAAARPVEASLLDAYVAQAGQRYASQMAVYVRLLGGLMPGRTIRAALYFAETAQLLEAGAA